One segment of Solanum lycopersicum chromosome 1, SLM_r2.1 DNA contains the following:
- the sbt4e gene encoding serine protease precursor (The RefSeq protein has 1 frameshift compared to this genomic sequence) — translation MGFPYSLHLFFLSWFLSAHLLCYLAIAQRSTYIVHLDKSLMPNVFTDHHHWHSSTIDSIKASVPSSLNRFHSVPKLVYSYDHVFHGFSAVLSKDELKALKKSPGFISAYKDRTVEPDTTYTSDYLKLNPSSGLWPASGLGQDVIIGVLDGGIWPESASFRDDGIPEIPKRWTGICNPGTQFNTSMCNRKLIGANYFNKGLLADDPTLNISMNSARDTNGHGTHCASIAAGNFAKGVSHFGYAQGTARGVAPRARIAVYKFSFREGSLTSDLIAAMDQAVADGVDMISISFSYRFIPLYEDAISIASFGAMMKGVLVSASAGNRGPSWGSLGNGSPWILCVASGYTDRTFAGTLNLGNGLKIRGWSLFPARAFVRDSLVIYSKTLATCMSDELLSQVPDPESTIIICDYNADEDGFGFSSQISHVEEARFKAGIFISEDPGVFRDASFSHPGVVIDKKEGKKVINYVKNSVAPTVTITFQETYVDGERPAPVLAGSSSRGPSRSYLGIAKPDIMAPGVLILAAVPPNLFSQSIQNIALATDYELKSGTSMAAPHAAGIAAMLKGAHPEWSPSAIRSAMMTTANHLNSAQKPIREDDNFVATPLDMGAGHVDPNRALDPGLVYDATPQDHINLICSMNFTEEQFKTFARSSASYDNCSNPSADLNYPSFIALYPFSLEENFTWLEQKFRRTLTNVGKGGATYKVQTETPKNSIVSVSPRTLVFKEKNDKQSYTLSIRSIGDSDQSRNVGSITWVEENGNHSVRSPIVISRIIDVWGSDD, via the exons ATGGGGTTTCCTTAttctcttcatcttttcttcCTTTCATGGTTTCTTTCTGCTCATTTGCTCTGTTACTTAGCCATAGCACAAAGATCCACTTATATTGTCCATTTGGACAAATCTTTAATGCCTAATGTCTTTACTGATCATCATCATTGGCATTCTTCTACTATTGATTCCATCAAAGCTTCTGTTCCTTCATCACTAAACAGATTCCACTCTGTTCCAAAACTTGTGTACTCTTATGATCATGTGTTTCATGGCTTCAGTGCTGttttgtccaaagatgaactGAAAGCTTTGAAGAAGTCACCAGGTTTCATTTCAGCATACAAAGATAGAACTGTGGAACCTGACACTACTTACACATCTGATTACCTCAAGCTCAATCCCTCATCTGGTCTATGGCCGGCTTCTGGTTTAGGCCAAGATGTGATCATTGGTGTTCTTGACGGTGGCATCTGGCCCGAATCTGCAAGTTTTCGAGATGATGGTATTCCTGAAATCCCCAAAAGATGGACAGGAATTTGCAATCCAGGCACCCAGTTTAACACTTCCATGTGCAATAGAAAACTCATTGGGGCTAATTACTTCAACAAGGGACTTTTGGCTGATGATCCCACTCTGAACATTTCCATGAATTCTGCTAGGGATACTAATGGTCATGGCACACATTGTGCTTCCATTGCTGCTGGGAACTTTGCGAAAGGTGTTTCCCATTTTGGATATGCACAAGGAACAGCAAGAGGGGTTGCCCCGCGAGCTAGGATAGCTGTATACAAGTTTAGCTTTCGTGAAGGAAGCTTAACATCGGATCTAATTGCTGCTATGG AAGCTGTTGCAGATGGTGTTGACATGATATCCATTTCTTTTAGTTACCGGTTCATTCCCTTATATGAAGATGCTATATCTATTGCTTCTTTTGGAGCTATGATGAAGGGAGTGCTAGTTTCAGCTTCAGCTGGAAATCGAGGTCCAAGTTGGGGGAGTTTAGGCAATGGATCTCCATGGATATTGTGTGTGGCATCAGGCTACACCGACCGGACATTTGCAGGAACTTTGAATTTGGGCAATGGACTAAAAATTAGGGGGTGGAGCTTGTTTCCTGCACGAGCCTTTGTCAGGGATTCTCTGGTGATTTACAGCAAGACTCTAGCCACTTGCATGTCAGATGAGTTGCTATCGCAAGTTCCTGATCCCGAAAGCACCATTATCATCTGTGATTATAATGCGGATGAAGATGGTTTTGGTTTCAGTAGTCAAATTTCTCACGTCGAAGAAGCAAGATTTAAAGCAGGCATCTTTATTTCTGAGGATCCAGGAGTTTTCAGAGATGCTTCTTTTTCCCACCCGGGAGTTGTGATTGACAaaaaggaagggaaaaaagtcaTCAATTACGTTAAAAACAGTGTTGCTCCCACGGTCACCATAACATTCCAAGAAACATATGTGGATGGAGAAAGGCCAGCCCCAGTTCTTGCTGGATCCTCATCACGAGGGCCCTCTAGAAGCTACTTGGGAATCGCAAAGCCAGATATTATGGCACCAGGGGTACTGATTCTTGCAGCAGTTCCACCTAATCTCTTTTCACAAAGTATTCAGAACATAGCATTAGCCACTGATTACGAGCTTAAATCAGGCACATCAATGGCTGCTCCTCATGCGGCAGGAATTGCAGCAATGCTAAAAGGCGCACACCCTGAATGGAGTCCTTCAGCTATTCGCTCTGCCATGATGACTACTGCAAACCATTTGAATAGTGCTCAAAAGCCTATAAGAGAGGATGATAACTTTGTAGCCACGCCCCTAGACATGGGAGCAGGGCATGTTGACCCGAACAGAGCTCTTGATCCCGGCCTAGTATATGATGCTACCCCACAAGATCACATTAATCTTATATGCTCTATGAATTTCACCGAAGAGCAGTTCAAAACATTTGCAAGATCATCAGCCAGTTACGACAACTGCTCAAATCCCTCAGCTGATCTCAATTACCCATCATTCATTGCCTTGTACCCGTTCAGCCTGGAGGAGAACTTCACCTGGTTGGAGCAGAAATTCAGGAGGACTCTAACAAATGTTGGTAAAGGTGGAGCAACTTATAAAGTACAgacagaaactcccaaaaattccATAGTTTCGGTGTCACCGCGAACTCTGGTGTTCAAGGAgaagaatgataaacaaagcTATACTTTGTCAATTCGCTCTATAGGTGATAGTGATCAGAGTAGGAACGTTGGGTCAATCACTTGGGTTGAAGAAAATGGTAATCACTCAGTTAGGAGTCCTATAGTGATATCTAGGATTATTGATGTTTGGGGTAGTGATGACTAG
- the LOC101266985 gene encoding subtilisin-like protease SBT3 has translation MVLPYWNFAKGVSHFGYASGTARGVAQRARLAVYKLSFKEGTFTSDLIAAMDQAVADGVDMMSFSFGSRFVPMYEDAISIASFGAMMQGVLVSASAGNRGLDTGTLKNGSPWILCVASGHTDGHLQEL, from the coding sequence ATGGTGTTACCTTATTGGAATTTCGCCAAAGGTGTTTCCCATTTTGGATATGCATCAGGTACAGCTAGAGGGGTTGCGCAACGAGCTAGGCTAGCTGTATACAAGCTTAGCTTCAAAGAAGGTACCTTTACTTCAGATCTAATTGCAGCTATGGACCAAGCTGTTGCGGATGGTGTTGACATGATGTCCTTTTCATTTGGGTCCCGTTTTGTTCCCATGTATGAAGATGCTATATCCATTGCTTCTTTTGGAGCTATGATGCAGGGAGTTCTTGTTTCAGCTTCAGCTGGAAATCGAGGCCTGGATACTGGAACTTTAAAGAACGGATCTCCATGGATCTTGTGCGTGGCATCAGGCCACACTGACGGACATTTGCAGGAACTTTGA